The nucleotide window AGGCCTCCATTATCTGCCAAATCAGGAACTTGCTTACATACAGCAACTTGATTCCCTTGAAGATGGGATAAAACATTTGGCATGCCTACATTTGGATATACTGCATTATTAACACCTAGAGGTCTAGTTTCATCTGAGTAAAAAGATCTCAAATAATTATAAACCCATTCCTCTCCCCTTAAAGAAGCCTCCAAAGTTAAATCTGGTGGAGCTGCACCAAACCATTCTTTTGCATCTTTAGATGTCATCCCAATATCAATTAAATCTCCCATTTTTTGATTACCAAAAATAAGATTTTCTTTGAAAATTTCTTCTGGAATTCCTAAATCTTCAGCAACTCTATTATATCTAGCATATTTTAATGAATGGCAACCTAAACAATAATTGAAATAGAGCTGAGCTCCTCTTTGCAATGATGCTTTGTCATCATGATTTATTTCAACTTCTTGACACTCTCCCTGAAGGCTGCCATCTTCAGTAGAAATTAATTCTCCGCAAGGTCCAGAAGACGAAGACAATATATCTAAAGAAAATATTGCTAACAAGATACTAAGGTACTTCATGAAAGAAAAACCCTATCTGGCACAGGCTTACAAGTTTCATACTTAGTATATATAGGCATAAGTAGAAAATATGCAAAATATGTCAATGTGAATATTTGCGCCAGGACAGTTCTTGCTGGACTTGGCGCAACAGTGCCTAAATAACCTAGTACTAAAAAACTAACAATGAAAACGGCTAAAAATAATTTACTATAAATTCCTTTATATCTTATAGATTTGACTGGACTTCTATCTAGCCAGGGCATGGCTACAAATATTGCTATTCCTGCAGCCATAACCACAAAGCCAAGAAATTTAGCAGAAAGGCCAAAAAGGGGAAATGTGATAGCTCTTAACATTGCATAAAAGGGAGTGTAATACCAAGAAGGAACAATATGTTCCGGGGTTTTCAATCTATCAGCTGCTTCGTAGTTAACAGCCTCGATAATATAACCCCCTCCATCAGGATAAAAGAACATGATGAAACAAAAGAAAATTAAGAAAACTCCTATAGCATAAATATCATGCGTTATGTCATACGGAAAAAAAGGCTTAGTGTCCAAAGGTACACCATCTTCATCAGTATATTTCTTGACATCTACACCATCAGGATTATTAGATCCAACTTCATGTAAAGCTAAAAAATGAACAAATACAACTACAATTAAAGCTAGAGGAAGCAAGACTACATGTAAAGCAAAAAGCCTTGTAAGAGTAATTCCAGAAATTAAATAGTCACCTCTTATCCATGTTAAGAGATCTTCGCCTACAAGAGGGATAGAACCAAATAATGACATAATAACTTGAGCTGCCCAAAAGGACATCTGGCCCCAAGGTAAAACATAACCAGTAAAGCCTAAAGCGCATAAAAGAAAATAAGTTATCCACCCTAAGACCCAAATTAACTCTCTCGGTTTCTGATAGGAACCGTAAAGCAATCCCCGTAGCATATGTAAATATATAAGTGCAAAAAACGCAGAAGCTCCTGTTGTATGCATATAACGAATAATCCATCCATATTTCACATCCCGCATAATGTATTGTATGGAAGCAAATGCTCCCTCTGCAGTAGGATCATAATTCATGAGTAACCAAATCCCAGAAAGGAATTGAATGACCATTACTAAAACTAGAAGTACGCCAGCTAAGTACCAAATGTTCATATTAATGGGAGCAGGATATTTAGATAGATGTCTTTCCCAAGTTGCCGTAACTGGCAATCTATCATCAACCCAATTAAGTACTTTACTAAACATTAAGCTTCCTCTTCATCTAGTCCTATAACTAAAACCTGTTCACTTTCATAGTAATGAGGTGGTACTTTTAAATTATCTGGAGCTGGAACTCCAGAATAAACTCTTCCTGCTAAATCAAATTTAGAACCATGACACGGACAGAAAAAACCGCCTTGCCAATCAGAATCAAATTCATTGGACCCTAACTCCGGATAATATTTTGGAGAGCAACTCAAATGAGTACAGACGCCACTTAAGACTGAAATACCTTCTTTTCTAGCTCTAAACGGATTCTTTGCATATTCTGGTTGTTGATCTTCAGCAGAATCTGGGTCAGATAGTCTTGATAAATTATTACCTAAAACCAATAAAGAATCTATTGAATGACTTACAACAAAAATAGGCTCTCCTCTCCATTCAACTATCATCATCTCACCTGGTTGTAATTTACTTATATCTACCTTAGTAGGAGCCCCGGCTGCTTGAGCTTTAGCACTAGGGGCCCATGAAGCTAAAAAAGGAACGGCTGCACCAATCACACCAACTCCACCAATAACAGAAGTTGCGGCTATTAAGAATTTTCTTCTTCCTGGCTTAGAAGGAGGTTTTGGTTGCATAGATTATCTTTTTGAGAATTGAGGTTTCTTTCGTGCCTTCCTAAAACCAGCCTTTTTTCTTTCTACTTTTCTAGCGTCTCGTGTCAGAAAACCTTCTTTTCTTAGTTGAGGTCTTAAATCCTCATCATACTTTAAAAGAGCT belongs to SAR86 cluster bacterium and includes:
- a CDS encoding cytochrome c1, which gives rise to MKYLSILLAIFSLDILSSSSGPCGELISTEDGSLQGECQEVEINHDDKASLQRGAQLYFNYCLGCHSLKYARYNRVAEDLGIPEEIFKENLIFGNQKMGDLIDIGMTSKDAKEWFGAAPPDLTLEASLRGEEWVYNYLRSFYSDETRPLGVNNAVYPNVGMPNVLSHLQGNQVAVCKQVPDLADNGGLKQDPLTGDVLTSEKCGFLEITESGQMTSNEFDLAMQDLTNFLSYMSDPIREERKTLGIYVILYLVVFSIFGYLLYREFKKDLH
- a CDS encoding cytochrome bc complex cytochrome b subunit; amino-acid sequence: MFSKVLNWVDDRLPVTATWERHLSKYPAPINMNIWYLAGVLLVLVMVIQFLSGIWLLMNYDPTAEGAFASIQYIMRDVKYGWIIRYMHTTGASAFFALIYLHMLRGLLYGSYQKPRELIWVLGWITYFLLCALGFTGYVLPWGQMSFWAAQVIMSLFGSIPLVGEDLLTWIRGDYLISGITLTRLFALHVVLLPLALIVVVFVHFLALHEVGSNNPDGVDVKKYTDEDGVPLDTKPFFPYDITHDIYAIGVFLIFFCFIMFFYPDGGGYIIEAVNYEAADRLKTPEHIVPSWYYTPFYAMLRAITFPLFGLSAKFLGFVVMAAGIAIFVAMPWLDRSPVKSIRYKGIYSKLFLAVFIVSFLVLGYLGTVAPSPARTVLAQIFTLTYFAYFLLMPIYTKYETCKPVPDRVFLS
- the petA gene encoding ubiquinol-cytochrome c reductase iron-sulfur subunit: MQPKPPSKPGRRKFLIAATSVIGGVGVIGAAVPFLASWAPSAKAQAAGAPTKVDISKLQPGEMMIVEWRGEPIFVVSHSIDSLLVLGNNLSRLSDPDSAEDQQPEYAKNPFRARKEGISVLSGVCTHLSCSPKYYPELGSNEFDSDWQGGFFCPCHGSKFDLAGRVYSGVPAPDNLKVPPHYYESEQVLVIGLDEEEA